From Actinomycetota bacterium, one genomic window encodes:
- a CDS encoding UDP-N-acetylglucosamine 2-epimerase — protein PTEVNRRNLLDEAVAASRIVVTGNTVVEAVERILPSPRERKAELDNFGLSPAAFVLATLHRPENVDDRARLQAILDELRSLPVPVLLPVHPRTQQRARAFGLGGALARLITTPPLSYGRFLALAAECAMLVSDSGGIQEEASVLKRPVLVVRNSTERPEVLGTFAELVQPGPALGRIARGWLQDVAALHGRLADEPSPYGDGSASQRTVAALTTLLR, from the coding sequence CCGACCGAGGTCAACCGGCGCAACCTCCTCGATGAGGCCGTCGCGGCCAGCCGCATCGTCGTCACCGGGAACACGGTCGTGGAGGCGGTCGAGCGGATCCTGCCCAGCCCCCGGGAGCGCAAGGCGGAGCTGGACAACTTCGGGCTGTCTCCCGCGGCGTTCGTGCTGGCCACCCTGCACCGGCCGGAGAACGTCGACGACCGTGCACGCTTGCAGGCGATCCTCGACGAGCTGCGATCGCTGCCCGTCCCGGTGCTGCTCCCGGTGCATCCCCGGACCCAGCAGCGGGCCCGGGCCTTCGGACTCGGCGGGGCGCTGGCCCGGCTGATCACCACCCCCCCGCTGAGCTACGGACGTTTCCTGGCGCTGGCCGCCGAATGCGCCATGCTCGTGTCCGACTCGGGCGGGATCCAGGAGGAGGCCAGCGTCCTCAAGCGCCCCGTCCTGGTCGTCCGCAACTCCACCGAACGACCGGAGGTGCTGGGGACGTTCGCGGAGCTGGTCCAGCCCGGCCCGGCCCTGGGGCGGATCGCACGCGGGTGGTTGCAGGACGTGGCGGCGCTGCACGGGCGGCTCGCCGACGAGCCCAGCCCCTACGGCGACGGCAGCGCGTCGCAGCGGACCGTCGCCGCGCTGACCACGCTGCTGCGCTGA